The nucleotide sequence GAGATCGCCAGTGCGAGCGCGATCGAGCGCCTTCGCGCGGTCGCCGACAGCGGCACGGTGACGCCGAAGACGATCGAGAAGGCGCTCGCGCGCGCGGTCAAGGACATCGCTTCCCACCCGGAAGCCACTGACGACGGGACGGGCACGACGGTGACCGGCGTGTTCCTCGACACGTCGGGGGATGCGCCGCACTGGGTCACGCTGAACATCGGCGACTCGCGCGTGTACCTCGTGCGCGACGGCGCGATCGTCCAGATCACCACCGACCACTCCGTCGTGCAGGAGCTCGTCGCAGCAGGACGACTGAGTCCCGAAGAGGCGGAGAACCACCCCTACGGCAACGTCATCACGCGCGCCGTGGGCCCGAGCGACGGAGTCACTCCCGACTACGTCCGGCTGGACGCGCTCGACGGCGACCGCTTCGTGATCTGCTCCGACGGGCTGACGAAAGAGCTCACCGACTACGGCATCCGCCACTTCCTCGAAGAGAACGCCGACCCGGGCGACGCGGCATCCGCCATGCTCGAGGCTGCGCTCGAGAACGGCGGGCGAGACAACATCACGATCATCGTGCTCGACGTGGGTCTGCCTGCCGACCGCGATTCCTCCACAGTCGGGGACTGACCCCGGCTCTCCACAGATCCGGGTCGCCGCGATCTGCGTCGCGCGGGCGCGCGCTGGACTGGGCGCATGCGTTCGCCCGTTCCTTCCACCTCCGCGACCGGAGCTGTGCTCGACGACGAGCCGCTCGCCCTCCCGGGCGCCTGGACTCCTCCTCCGCGCCCGCCGCTGCCGCTCGTGGCCGCGATCGTCCCGGTGGTCGGCGCCGTCGCGCTGTGGCTGGTCACCGGCTCGCTGTTCTCCCTCTGGTTCGCGCTCCTCGGTCCGCTGATCGCCGCGGCGACGATGCTCGACGCGCGTCGCGCCGCCCGCCGCGACGGCCGTCGCGCCGCGGCCGACGCGGTGCGGGCACGCGACGAGGTCGCTGCGGCGGTGGCGGCGCGACACGACGGCGAACGAGCGCAGCTGTGGGCGCGGCATCCCGATGTCGCCCGCCTCGTCACCAGAGAGGGCGAGATCTGGCGCGGCGGGCGCGACGCGCGACTCGTGATCGGCGAGGGCGAGCGCGCGAGCGTCGTCCGCGTGACCGGGGGAGACGGCGACCCGGATGCTGCGGAGCTGCGTCGCCGCGCAGCTCGCGTTTCGGGGGCGCCGGTGACGCTCCCGCTCGCCGCGGGCGTCGTGGTCGTCGGGGGCGAGACTCTCGCGACCGCCGCGCAACGGGCGCTCGTCCTGCAGGCGTGCCTCGCCTTCGCGCCGGACGAGCTGCGCATCGTCGGGCCGCTCGGGCGAGGCCTCGACTGGATGGAGGCACTGCCACACCGCGAAGGTCAGGGCGGATCGGCGCTGGCGATCGTCGGACCCGGCGGGCTGGTCCCCGCCGACGCGGATCTGGTGATCGCGCGGGGCCGTCCCGGCGAACCGCTGCCGCCGCGGTGCCAGGCGGTGCTCACGATCTCGTCCCCCGACGTCGCGCGGCTCGAGCACGCCGGCGAGGTCGTGCCGGTGCGCGTCGAGGCGATCTCCAGAGGTCAGGCGGAGGAGATCGCGGCCGAGCTCTCCGCGCGCGCCGAGCGCAGCCTCGGACTGCAGCGCGGGGCGCCTGAGCCGATCGCGCTGGCTCCGCTGCTGGCTGCCGTGCCCGCCATGTCGGGAGGGCTGGCTGCGGCGATCGGCGCGAGCCGCGGCGAGCCGGTGCTCGTCGACCTCGTCGCCGACGGACCTCACGCGGTGGTCGCGGGGGTCACCGGGTCCGGCAAGAGCGAGCTGCTCATCACGTGGATCCTCGCGCTCTGCGCGACGCGGTCGACCGATGAGGTGACCTTCCTGCTCGCGGACTTCAAGGGCGGAACCGCGTTCGACGGGCTGGCGGGGGTTCCGCACGTCAGCGGGGTCATCACCGACCTCGACGGCTCGGGTGCTCGCCGCGCGATCGAGAGCCTGCGGGCCGAGCTGCGCCGCCGTGAGGCCTCCATCGCCGCTGCGGGCGCCCGCGACATCGGCGATCCGCGTGTGCGGCTGCCTCGGCTCGTGGTGGTCGTCGACGAGCTCGCCGCCCTGTTGGGCGATCACCCCGAGCTGCACGGGCTCTTCGCAGATCTCGCGGCACGCGGCCGTGCCCTCGGCATCCATCTCATCCTCGGCACACAGCGGGCGGCGGGCGTGATCCGCGACAACCTGCTGGCGAACTGCCCGCTGCGGGTCAGCCTTCGCGTCACCGACGCGGCCGACAGTCGGGCGCTGCTGGGGACGGACGACGCCGCACGACTGCCCGGCGGGGTGTCGGGGCGCGGGACGGCGTTCGTCCGTCGCGCCGGCGACGCGAGCCCGCAGCAGGTGCGCATCGCGCTGTCCGGCCCGGACGATGTGGCGGCCGCCGCGCTGCGGATCGGGAACGGCACACCGAGCAGGCCCTGGCTGCCCGAGCTGCCGAGACTGCTGACCCTCGGCGAACTCATCGCGCGCCCGACGGCGGAGCCGGAGGCGCCTCCCGCAGGCACCGTGCTGCTCGGCCTCGCAGACGAACCGGAGCGACAGCGGCAGCCGGTGGCGTTCCTCGGCGGGTCCGACCGTGCACTGCTGGTAGTCGGCGGGCCGGCGTCCGGAGTGTCGAACGTGCTGGATCTCATCGCGGCGCAGTTGCGGGGGACGGCGCAACGCCTTCCGGCTCACCCCGAGGCACTGTGGGACGCCGTGGCCGCGCTCCACGAGGAGCTGCCGCGCCCCGGATCGGCCGTGCTCGTCGACGACCTCGACACGATCCCGCTGCGTCTGCCACCCGAGTACGCGCACGTCGTCATGGAGCGGATCGAGGGCCTCGTGCGCCGTGCCGGCGCCGCAGGGATGCTCGTGGTCGCGGGTGCACACCGGCTGAGCGGGCCGGTGTCACGCGTCGCCGAGCTCTTCCCGCGACGGCTCGTGCTGCCCTACCCCACGCGCGTCGACCACGCGTCTGCCGGGGCAGACCCTTCGACGTTCGACGCCGCTGCGCCCGCCGGGCGCGGCCGACTCGACGGGCGGACGCTCCAGCTCGCGATCGCGCCCCTCGCGCCCCGTGAACCGACCGTCCCCGACCCCGAATGGATGCCGCTCGCTCCGCTCACCGGCGTCGTGGCCCGCAGGTCGCCGGCGGGCCGGCGTGCGCTCGCCGCCTGGGAGGCGCACGGAGATCGGGTGCTCGCAGTGGACGACTACGTCGCGGATCCCGGTGCCGCTGCGACCGCGCGCCTGGTCGTGGTGGGGGAGCCAGACGACTGGCAGCGGCACTGGCGCCTGCTCGCCGATGTGCGGGGCGACCACGACCTCGTGATCGACACGTCGTGTGCGTCGGAGCTCCGTGTCCTCGCGGGATTCCGCGGGGTGCCGCCCTACTGCGAACCGGGTGCCGCGCGCGCGTGGCTCATCTCCGCCGGAGCCGACCCCGTCCGCATTGTCCTCCCATCATGAGATGTCCGGTCTGACCGTCGGGCGGACGCCTTGACCGGCGCTTCTCGCACGCCCTAACGTCGGCCTGTGGCTACAACCCCTATCGATCTGCAACGGCCTGAGGGCAAGGGACTCGCCGCGGGCACGCTGGGACTGTGGGGTTCCACCGTCATCGGCCTCGCGTCGACCGCGCCCGTCTACTCGCTGGTGGCGACCCTCGGGTTCGTCGTGCTGGCGGTCGGTGCGCAGGCGCCCATCGCGTTCGTCATCGCGTTCGTCCCGATGCTCTTCATCGCTTTCGCGTACCGCGAGCTCAACAGCGACGTCCCCGATTGCGGCACCACCTTCACGTGGGGCACCAAGGCCTTCGGCCCGTGGGTCGGCTGGTTGGGCGGATGGGGCGTCGCCGTCGCCGGCATGGTCGTGCTGGCGAACCTCGCGCAGATCGCGGGCATCTACTTCTGGGCGCTCGTGGATGGCGTCGTCGGCAACCCTGAGGACGCGCTGCTCGCCGACAACGTC is from Microbacterium sp. LWH3-1.2 and encodes:
- a CDS encoding PP2C family protein-serine/threonine phosphatase, with product MPEVSTQSLAVPVPGGLLELSWAAVTDTGRRREVNQDAMFASYPLFVVADGMGGHVGGEIASASAIERLRAVADSGTVTPKTIEKALARAVKDIASHPEATDDGTGTTVTGVFLDTSGDAPHWVTLNIGDSRVYLVRDGAIVQITTDHSVVQELVAAGRLSPEEAENHPYGNVITRAVGPSDGVTPDYVRLDALDGDRFVICSDGLTKELTDYGIRHFLEENADPGDAASAMLEAALENGGRDNITIIVLDVGLPADRDSSTVGD
- a CDS encoding FtsK/SpoIIIE domain-containing protein, which gives rise to MRSPVPSTSATGAVLDDEPLALPGAWTPPPRPPLPLVAAIVPVVGAVALWLVTGSLFSLWFALLGPLIAAATMLDARRAARRDGRRAAADAVRARDEVAAAVAARHDGERAQLWARHPDVARLVTREGEIWRGGRDARLVIGEGERASVVRVTGGDGDPDAAELRRRAARVSGAPVTLPLAAGVVVVGGETLATAAQRALVLQACLAFAPDELRIVGPLGRGLDWMEALPHREGQGGSALAIVGPGGLVPADADLVIARGRPGEPLPPRCQAVLTISSPDVARLEHAGEVVPVRVEAISRGQAEEIAAELSARAERSLGLQRGAPEPIALAPLLAAVPAMSGGLAAAIGASRGEPVLVDLVADGPHAVVAGVTGSGKSELLITWILALCATRSTDEVTFLLADFKGGTAFDGLAGVPHVSGVITDLDGSGARRAIESLRAELRRREASIAAAGARDIGDPRVRLPRLVVVVDELAALLGDHPELHGLFADLAARGRALGIHLILGTQRAAGVIRDNLLANCPLRVSLRVTDAADSRALLGTDDAARLPGGVSGRGTAFVRRAGDASPQQVRIALSGPDDVAAAALRIGNGTPSRPWLPELPRLLTLGELIARPTAEPEAPPAGTVLLGLADEPERQRQPVAFLGGSDRALLVVGGPASGVSNVLDLIAAQLRGTAQRLPAHPEALWDAVAALHEELPRPGSAVLVDDLDTIPLRLPPEYAHVVMERIEGLVRRAGAAGMLVVAGAHRLSGPVSRVAELFPRRLVLPYPTRVDHASAGADPSTFDAAAPAGRGRLDGRTLQLAIAPLAPREPTVPDPEWMPLAPLTGVVARRSPAGRRALAAWEAHGDRVLAVDDYVADPGAAATARLVVVGEPDDWQRHWRLLADVRGDHDLVIDTSCASELRVLAGFRGVPPYCEPGAARAWLISAGADPVRIVLPS